Proteins from a genomic interval of Methanofollis formosanus:
- a CDS encoding DUF1890 domain-containing protein — MEISDEKRKEGLIILGCPEAPAQVSLAVHLAHGLRRSGYAPVVAGNPSARQLLAMADPEHHYIGEMLDLERCIEEISTDERDYDLSFVLVHRESGVSYAGTVSVVSAGRVVAVVFGKEAEALASLIDFDCETVVAPAVHNPMPLKKAIDRVMKWDV; from the coding sequence ATGGAAATATCGGATGAAAAAAGAAAGGAAGGTCTGATCATCCTGGGGTGTCCGGAGGCCCCTGCGCAGGTGAGTCTTGCCGTCCACCTGGCGCACGGTCTCAGGCGGTCGGGGTATGCGCCGGTGGTCGCCGGCAACCCGTCCGCACGGCAGCTCCTTGCGATGGCCGATCCTGAGCATCACTATATCGGTGAGATGCTCGACCTCGAGAGATGCATCGAAGAGATCTCGACGGATGAACGGGACTATGACCTCTCCTTTGTGCTGGTACACCGTGAGAGCGGGGTCAGTTATGCCGGCACGGTGAGTGTGGTCTCGGCCGGGCGGGTGGTCGCGGTGGTCTTCGGCAAGGAGGCGGAAGCCCTCGCATCGCTCATCGACTTCGACTGCGAGACGGTGGTCGCCCCGGCAGTCCACAACCCCATGCCGCTGAAGAAGGCGATCGACAGGGTGATGAAATGGGATGTGTAG
- the fdhD gene encoding formate dehydrogenase accessory sulfurtransferase FdhD produces MDLYKCRCIQVRGGKANEIVDEVCAERRYRLQVNGMPVTGMVASAEQLEELGAGFVVAEGLAGHVEGVEVQDREIRVTAALRPRGEEVVGSSGGASFLRPLPRVTSDLQVGVDDIYRMTAAIESDDWRRTGGLHCSVLFCGGELVAKACDVGRHNTVDKVIGRAVLGGLDRSRCVIGCTGRQPVGMVAKAAHAGIPIVISRAASTDRGIAAAEEAGITLICFSRGDRFTVYTHPERVAGLME; encoded by the coding sequence ATGGATCTCTATAAATGTCGGTGTATCCAGGTCAGGGGGGGGAAGGCGAACGAGATCGTTGACGAGGTCTGTGCCGAACGGCGGTATCGTCTTCAGGTGAACGGCATGCCGGTCACCGGGATGGTCGCCTCGGCCGAGCAACTTGAGGAGCTTGGAGCGGGTTTTGTCGTTGCAGAGGGGCTTGCCGGGCATGTCGAAGGGGTCGAGGTGCAAGACAGGGAGATCAGGGTTACGGCCGCTCTCCGTCCCCGCGGCGAAGAGGTCGTCGGGTCCTCTGGGGGAGCATCCTTTCTCCGTCCGTTGCCTCGCGTTACCTCCGATCTGCAGGTCGGCGTCGACGATATCTACCGGATGACCGCCGCCATCGAGTCGGACGACTGGCGCCGGACCGGAGGTCTTCACTGTTCGGTTCTCTTCTGCGGCGGCGAACTTGTAGCGAAGGCCTGCGATGTCGGTCGGCACAACACCGTCGACAAGGTGATCGGCCGTGCCGTGCTCGGCGGTCTCGACCGGTCGCGCTGTGTCATCGGGTGCACGGGCCGGCAACCGGTCGGGATGGTGGCCAAGGCCGCGCATGCCGGGATCCCGATCGTCATCTCGCGGGCGGCCTCGACCGACCGCGGGATCGCGGCCGCAGAAGAGGCCGGGATCACCCTCATCTGCTTCTCGAGGGGGGACCGATTCACCGTCTACACCCATCCGGAGCGGGTTGCAGGGTTGATGGAGTGA
- a CDS encoding FprA family A-type flavoprotein — MAVREIAPGVHAVGAVDWNLRLFDALIGTPQGTSYNAYVVKGSEKTALIDTVDPKFEEDLLKNLMRLGLGSLDYIVINHAEQDHSGTLPLLLEMFPAATVIADEKCRDLLLRLLLVPEERIRIVKDGEALDLGGKTLEFMVTPWVHWPETMMTYEREDGILFSCDLFGSHLATSELYADDFMQIRPAAKRYYAEIMMPFRASVRAALERVSALDLQVIAPSHGPLYRNPVLILDAYAEWTSDAVKNLVLIPYVSMHGSTAKMVSFFTDALIERGVEVQPYDLTRADLGEVAMTAVDAATIVFAAPTVLFGPHPAAVHASYLLSILRPKTKFVSVIGSYGWGGKTVQHLKETLSHLDAEMIEPVYVRGYPGGEDLAALAGLADTIVKKHEDVVPRS; from the coding sequence ATGGCGGTACGTGAGATCGCACCCGGCGTCCACGCGGTGGGGGCCGTCGACTGGAACCTGCGTCTCTTCGACGCCCTGATCGGCACCCCGCAGGGGACGAGTTACAATGCCTATGTGGTGAAGGGAAGCGAGAAGACGGCGCTCATCGACACCGTCGACCCGAAGTTCGAGGAAGACCTCCTCAAGAACCTGATGCGGCTCGGCCTCGGCTCGCTCGACTACATCGTGATCAACCATGCCGAGCAGGACCACTCCGGGACGCTCCCGCTCCTCCTGGAGATGTTCCCGGCGGCGACGGTCATCGCCGACGAGAAGTGCCGGGACCTCCTGCTGCGTCTTCTCCTCGTGCCTGAGGAGCGGATCCGGATCGTCAAGGACGGAGAGGCCCTCGACCTCGGCGGGAAGACCCTTGAGTTCATGGTCACCCCCTGGGTTCACTGGCCCGAGACGATGATGACCTATGAACGCGAGGACGGGATCCTCTTCTCCTGTGACCTCTTCGGTTCTCACCTTGCCACGAGCGAACTCTATGCCGACGACTTCATGCAGATCCGCCCCGCGGCCAAACGTTACTATGCCGAGATCATGATGCCCTTCAGGGCGAGTGTGAGGGCGGCCCTCGAACGGGTGAGTGCCCTGGACCTGCAGGTCATCGCCCCGAGCCACGGGCCGCTGTACCGCAACCCTGTGCTCATCCTCGACGCCTATGCGGAGTGGACCTCTGATGCGGTGAAGAACCTGGTCCTCATCCCCTATGTCTCGATGCACGGCAGCACCGCGAAGATGGTCTCCTTCTTCACCGACGCCCTCATCGAGCGGGGTGTGGAGGTGCAGCCCTACGACCTCACCCGGGCGGACCTCGGTGAGGTGGCGATGACGGCCGTCGACGCCGCGACGATCGTCTTCGCGGCGCCGACCGTGCTCTTCGGTCCGCACCCGGCGGCGGTCCATGCCTCGTATCTCCTCTCGATCCTCAGGCCGAAGACGAAGTTCGTCTCGGTCATCGGTTCGTACGGCTGGGGCGGGAAGACGGTGCAGCACCTCAAGGAGACGCTCTCCCATCTGGATGCCGAGATGATCGAACCGGTCTATGTGCGGGGCTATCCGGGCGGCGAGGACCTTGCGGCGCTGGCCGGTCTCGCCGACACAATCGTTAAAAAGCATGAAGATGTAGTCCCCAGATCGTAG
- a CDS encoding sulfite exporter TauE/SafE family protein has translation MTDLIYLLVLAGTGLLVGVLSGLLGVGGGFIMVPIQFSLFLSLGIPEDLALRLSFGTSLAVILPTVVSGALGHHRKGAVVWRAGVLLGLSSLTGAVVGAFIATHLPAAPLEIFFGLIVIAAGARTYLSSPEGEAGGAPLVSTRTCLLWGLPVGLVSGLSGIGGGVLLVPILVVVMHFGMRHAVATSMVVMIFTASGGIVSYMLNGLGVPGLPPTAVGYVDLLQAAVLAAASIPAAQVGAVMAHHVPQQFLKYAFVALTVFLGLKMIGVFSFLGIPL, from the coding sequence ATGACCGACCTCATCTATCTTCTGGTTCTTGCCGGTACCGGCCTCCTTGTCGGAGTGCTCTCCGGACTCCTCGGCGTCGGCGGGGGGTTCATCATGGTCCCGATACAGTTCAGTCTTTTTTTATCGCTCGGCATCCCTGAAGACCTCGCGCTCAGACTCTCATTCGGGACAAGTCTGGCGGTCATCCTCCCCACGGTGGTGAGCGGGGCCCTCGGCCACCACCGGAAGGGTGCGGTCGTCTGGCGTGCCGGTGTCCTCCTTGGTCTCTCCAGTCTGACGGGCGCCGTCGTCGGGGCGTTCATCGCGACACATCTCCCGGCCGCGCCTCTCGAGATCTTCTTCGGGCTCATCGTCATTGCTGCGGGCGCCCGCACTTATCTCTCTTCCCCTGAAGGAGAAGCGGGCGGGGCACCCCTGGTTAGCACCCGCACCTGCCTCCTCTGGGGCCTGCCCGTCGGTCTGGTCTCCGGGCTCAGCGGGATCGGTGGTGGTGTCCTCCTCGTCCCGATCCTGGTGGTGGTCATGCACTTCGGGATGCGCCATGCCGTCGCCACCTCGATGGTCGTGATGATCTTCACCGCGAGCGGAGGAATCGTCTCGTACATGCTCAACGGCCTCGGAGTCCCTGGCCTGCCACCCACCGCCGTCGGCTATGTCGACCTCCTCCAGGCAGCGGTCCTTGCGGCGGCGAGCATTCCGGCCGCCCAGGTCGGGGCCGTCATGGCCCACCACGTCCCCCAGCAGTTCCTGAAATACGCCTTCGTTGCGCTCACCGTCTTCCTCGGGCTGAAGATGATCGGTGTCTTCTCTTTCCTCGGCATCCCTCTCTGA
- the rd gene encoding rubredoxin, with protein MDRYQCTICGYIYDPEKGDPDGAVGPGTPFEDLPDDWTCPVCGAAKSDFVKMN; from the coding sequence ATGGACCGTTATCAATGCACAATCTGCGGATATATCTACGACCCTGAGAAAGGAGACCCAGACGGTGCGGTCGGGCCGGGTACCCCCTTTGAAGACCTCCCCGACGATTGGACCTGTCCGGTCTGCGGGGCGGCGAAGAGCGACTTTGTGAAGATGAACTGA
- a CDS encoding transcriptional regulator — MKLPCETGVWLILPSIRACLVQELITKGLPQKQVAQMLGITPASVSQYASKKRGCKIELGTEVIGSIRILADDMVADRVGHMGLRMCDICMQVRSGGLIEDDGSPCARTMFCNISPHHVTDDHP, encoded by the coding sequence ATGAAGCTCCCGTGTGAGACTGGCGTCTGGCTGATCCTCCCGTCTATCCGGGCATGTCTTGTGCAGGAACTGATCACAAAAGGGCTGCCCCAGAAGCAGGTTGCCCAGATGCTCGGGATCACGCCGGCATCGGTCTCCCAGTACGCCTCCAAAAAGCGCGGCTGCAAGATCGAACTCGGCACCGAGGTGATCGGTTCTATCAGAATACTCGCCGACGATATGGTGGCCGATCGAGTCGGACATATGGGCCTGCGGATGTGCGACATCTGCATGCAGGTGCGCTCCGGCGGCCTGATCGAAGATGACGGGAGTCCGTGCGCCCGCACCATGTTCTGCAACATCTCCCCGCACCACGTCACTGACGACCACCCCTGA
- a CDS encoding ubiquitin-like small modifier protein 1, with protein sequence MRIKIKSFATFRNILENEREMEVAEGTTVAALLDLLIKERPPLRDAMFEAPGVLLDHVNILRNGRNIHFEDGLETRIADKDVISLFPPVGGG encoded by the coding sequence ATGAGAATCAAAATAAAGTCCTTTGCAACGTTCAGAAATATCCTTGAGAACGAGCGTGAGATGGAAGTGGCTGAGGGCACGACTGTCGCTGCTCTCCTTGACCTGCTCATCAAGGAGCGTCCCCCTCTCAGGGATGCGATGTTCGAGGCACCCGGTGTCCTCCTGGACCATGTCAATATCCTCAGGAACGGGAGAAACATCCATTTTGAGGACGGTCTCGAGACCCGTATCGCCGACAAAGACGTGATATCGCTCTTCCCGCCGGTCGGCGGCGGATGA
- a CDS encoding DUF1894 domain-containing protein, with protein sequence MGCVEALNYEVLLRHCSFKEYRAFIKKHYREVYEVQPGYKIFDLALIGVPPIPIGVDGNFVIFPYTKPCHGTFVLKVEGKEEIEKLRSGK encoded by the coding sequence ATGGGATGTGTAGAGGCCCTCAACTATGAGGTGCTCCTTCGACATTGCTCGTTCAAGGAGTACCGCGCATTTATCAAGAAGCATTACCGAGAAGTCTATGAGGTACAGCCGGGGTACAAGATATTCGACCTGGCCCTCATCGGGGTGCCGCCGATACCCATCGGCGTGGACGGGAACTTTGTGATCTTCCCGTATACCAAGCCGTGCCACGGCACCTTTGTCCTGAAGGTTGAAGGAAAAGAAGAAATAGAGAAACTGAGGTCCGGAAAATGA
- a CDS encoding SLC13 family permease codes for MSAYIIGTDIALVIALVVFLLIAFRQVLPSPPAIWQIMVGGAVAMLLAGAVTPVAAITAIDLEVMIVLFSVLLLGAALEESGWLAAFAGKLLGRAGTTGALVTLVVVLAAVGAAVLTNDTIAVIGTPLLLGYARHTGIRPHLLLLALAFGITTGSAASPVGNPQNLLVAVHGGFSEPFVQFFTALAPPTAIALVLVCAVLYATARDEWGRPCGRAAVSAAEDRVLVGLVRLSLLTVVLLLAVRTFFPQIFPGAAIPLAAVAASAAVPFLLSGRRTVLLRSVDWPTLVFFAAMFVVMEGVRESGVLEGAPGWGSPAALGVPAVIATGMIASQVISNVPFVALALPLLEQAGAGPETLLALAAGSTIAGNLTILGAASNIIIVQGAERRGVTLSFGAFMRPGVPLGIAQAVVYTAWLVMV; via the coding sequence TTGAGCGCGTACATAATCGGCACGGATATCGCCCTCGTCATCGCGCTGGTGGTCTTTCTCCTCATCGCCTTCAGGCAGGTGCTCCCCTCGCCTCCGGCGATCTGGCAGATCATGGTTGGAGGAGCCGTCGCCATGCTCCTCGCCGGTGCCGTGACCCCTGTTGCGGCGATCACGGCCATCGACCTGGAGGTGATGATCGTTCTCTTCTCGGTCCTGCTGCTGGGCGCCGCCCTGGAGGAGAGCGGATGGCTTGCCGCCTTCGCCGGGAAACTTCTCGGCAGGGCCGGGACGACCGGGGCGCTGGTGACGCTTGTCGTCGTTCTGGCTGCGGTCGGCGCTGCGGTTCTCACCAACGACACGATTGCCGTCATCGGCACCCCGCTTCTTCTTGGCTATGCCAGGCATACCGGGATCAGGCCGCACCTCCTCCTGCTCGCTCTCGCCTTTGGGATAACAACCGGGAGTGCCGCCAGTCCGGTCGGGAACCCCCAGAACCTGCTGGTGGCGGTACACGGTGGTTTTTCCGAACCCTTCGTCCAGTTCTTCACCGCGCTCGCTCCGCCGACCGCAATCGCTCTGGTCCTGGTCTGTGCCGTCCTCTACGCTACCGCCAGAGACGAATGGGGAAGGCCATGCGGCCGGGCCGCAGTATCGGCCGCCGAAGACCGTGTGCTTGTCGGCCTGGTCCGCCTCTCTCTCCTGACCGTCGTGCTCCTCCTGGCGGTCAGGACCTTCTTCCCCCAGATCTTTCCTGGGGCCGCGATACCGCTCGCCGCCGTCGCGGCATCGGCCGCCGTACCCTTCCTTCTTTCCGGGCGGCGGACCGTTCTCCTCCGTAGCGTGGACTGGCCGACGCTCGTCTTCTTTGCCGCCATGTTCGTCGTGATGGAGGGGGTACGGGAGAGCGGCGTCCTTGAGGGGGCGCCGGGGTGGGGGAGTCCTGCGGCCCTCGGCGTCCCTGCCGTCATCGCGACCGGGATGATCGCCAGTCAGGTCATCTCCAACGTCCCCTTCGTTGCCCTTGCCCTCCCTCTCCTCGAACAGGCCGGGGCAGGCCCAGAAACCCTGCTTGCCCTTGCGGCCGGGAGCACCATCGCCGGAAACCTCACCATCCTCGGGGCGGCGAGCAACATCATCATCGTGCAGGGCGCGGAACGTCGCGGGGTCACCCTGAGTTTTGGCGCGTTCATGCGTCCTGGTGTTCCGCTCGGTATTGCGCAGGCGGTGGTGTACACGGCCTGGCTTGTGATGGTCTGA
- a CDS encoding phosphoribulokinase encodes MKPPNFREQLACSDRVFTIGVAGDSGSGKTTFTRAIRAIFGPELVATITLDDYHRYDREERRHLGITPLVPEANDLDLLAEHISRLKDGKSIEKPIYDHTAGTFADPVPFSPARVLILEGLHTLFTPALRGLLDFSLFVDPDPAVKRLWKLRRDMERRGYRKEEVLAEMEARLPDYERYIAPQRRYADVVIGIACSGYGREASLEHDIYQVTLYQKPLVRQTMEIGLSIDLGEILMLSDRPFSLGYSVESLDGREMSAITLDGELNHSAIRKLARTIGQQTSAEGVEVYQNRHYLPAGEVAELILAWRIINRWFVLTGEGRRDPP; translated from the coding sequence ATGAAACCGCCCAACTTCAGGGAACAACTCGCATGCTCGGATCGGGTCTTCACCATCGGGGTGGCGGGAGACAGCGGGTCGGGGAAGACCACCTTTACCCGGGCGATCAGGGCGATCTTCGGCCCCGAACTCGTCGCGACCATCACCCTCGACGACTATCACCGCTACGATCGCGAGGAACGCAGGCACCTCGGGATCACCCCGCTCGTCCCTGAAGCAAACGACCTCGACCTCCTGGCCGAGCATATCAGCCGCCTGAAAGACGGGAAATCGATCGAGAAACCGATTTACGACCACACCGCCGGCACTTTTGCCGACCCGGTTCCTTTCTCCCCGGCGCGGGTGCTCATCCTGGAGGGCCTCCACACCCTCTTCACCCCGGCCCTGCGCGGCCTCCTCGACTTCTCGCTCTTCGTCGACCCCGACCCGGCGGTCAAGAGGCTCTGGAAACTCCGGCGCGACATGGAACGGCGCGGCTACCGGAAAGAAGAGGTGCTCGCCGAGATGGAGGCCCGCCTTCCCGACTACGAACGCTACATCGCCCCCCAGCGGCGATATGCCGATGTGGTGATCGGGATCGCCTGCTCGGGCTACGGGCGCGAGGCGAGCCTGGAGCATGACATCTATCAGGTCACGCTCTATCAGAAACCGCTGGTGCGGCAGACGATGGAGATCGGCCTATCCATCGACCTCGGCGAGATCCTGATGCTCTCCGACCGCCCGTTCAGCCTCGGGTACAGCGTCGAATCTCTCGACGGCAGGGAGATGAGCGCGATCACCCTCGACGGCGAATTGAACCATTCGGCCATCAGAAAACTCGCCAGGACCATCGGTCAGCAGACCAGTGCCGAGGGGGTGGAGGTCTATCAGAACCGTCATTATCTCCCGGCCGGCGAAGTCGCAGAACTCATCCTTGCCTGGCGGATCATCAACCGCTGGTTCGTGCTCACCGGCGAAGGACGGCGAGACCCGCCCTGA
- a CDS encoding rubredoxin: protein MTKYKCSICGHIYDPAKGEPGQGIAAGTGFVNLPDEWTCPICGAVKAKFNQVG from the coding sequence ATGACGAAATACAAGTGCTCGATCTGTGGTCATATCTATGACCCGGCAAAGGGGGAGCCCGGCCAGGGTATTGCTGCAGGGACCGGGTTTGTAAACCTGCCTGACGAATGGACGTGCCCGATCTGCGGGGCCGTGAAGGCAAAGTTCAACCAGGTCGGATGA
- a CDS encoding desulfoferrodoxin, with protein sequence MMTKILDVYKCEECGNVVKIAHAGEGELVCCGRPMIRMEEQWEEAGMGEKHVPVLEKAAGGIKVKIGSVPHPMEEKHYIEWVEVRKGRKLCVHKLKPGDAPEAEFPVDDTNAKTRIYCNIHGLWTNRK encoded by the coding sequence ATGATGACCAAAATCCTGGACGTCTACAAATGTGAGGAATGCGGGAACGTCGTGAAGATCGCCCATGCCGGCGAGGGCGAACTGGTCTGTTGCGGGCGGCCGATGATCAGGATGGAGGAGCAGTGGGAGGAGGCCGGGATGGGCGAGAAGCATGTCCCTGTCCTTGAGAAGGCTGCAGGAGGCATAAAGGTCAAGATCGGAAGCGTCCCCCACCCGATGGAGGAGAAGCACTATATCGAATGGGTCGAGGTCAGGAAGGGGCGCAAACTCTGTGTCCACAAACTCAAACCCGGCGATGCGCCGGAGGCAGAGTTCCCGGTGGACGACACCAACGCAAAGACCCGCATCTACTGCAATATCCACGGGCTCTGGACGAATCGGAAATAA
- a CDS encoding LL-diaminopimelate aminotransferase: MYSQRLENLPPYLFARIDALKAQKRSEGVDVIDLGVGDPDLATPDHIVEAMVRAVKDPENHHYPAYDGMLPFKEAVATWYRNRFSVSLEPGNEVVALMGSKDGIAHIPEAFVNPGDYVLATDPGYPVYKTSTLFAEGKTHLLPLRAENAFLPVLDDIPADVLKRAKLLFFNYPNNPTAATAPMSFFDEVVEFAREHDLVVVHDNAYSEITFDGYKAPSFLEADGAKEVGVEMHSLSKTYNMTGWRIGMAVGSPEVLSGLTRVKSNVDSGVFDAVQHAGIAALTGSQQCVADACAVYQERRDALVKGLREVGFDVQAPKATFYVWMPVDDCMTAAAKFLNDAGIVVTPGVGFGESGEGYVRFAITRSVERIEEAVERIGRVAL; the protein is encoded by the coding sequence ATGTACTCGCAGAGACTGGAGAACCTTCCACCATACCTCTTTGCCAGGATCGACGCACTAAAAGCTCAGAAAAGGAGCGAAGGCGTTGACGTCATCGACCTGGGCGTCGGCGACCCCGACCTCGCGACGCCGGACCATATCGTCGAGGCGATGGTCAGGGCGGTCAAGGATCCCGAGAACCACCACTACCCTGCCTACGACGGGATGCTTCCTTTCAAGGAGGCGGTCGCGACGTGGTACAGGAACCGCTTCTCGGTCTCCCTGGAGCCGGGCAATGAAGTCGTCGCCCTGATGGGCTCAAAGGACGGCATCGCCCACATTCCTGAGGCGTTCGTCAATCCCGGCGACTATGTCCTGGCCACCGACCCGGGCTACCCGGTCTACAAGACCTCGACGCTCTTTGCCGAGGGGAAGACGCATCTGCTGCCCCTGCGCGCAGAGAACGCGTTCCTGCCGGTCCTCGACGATATTCCGGCGGACGTCCTGAAGCGGGCAAAGCTCCTCTTCTTCAACTACCCGAACAACCCGACGGCCGCGACCGCACCCATGTCCTTCTTCGACGAGGTCGTGGAGTTCGCCCGCGAGCATGACCTCGTCGTCGTCCACGACAACGCCTACTCCGAGATCACCTTCGACGGCTACAAAGCCCCCTCCTTCCTGGAGGCGGACGGGGCAAAGGAGGTCGGGGTCGAGATGCATTCCCTCTCCAAGACCTACAACATGACCGGATGGCGGATCGGGATGGCGGTCGGCAGCCCTGAGGTGCTCTCCGGGTTGACGCGGGTCAAGTCCAATGTCGATTCAGGGGTCTTCGACGCCGTGCAGCACGCCGGGATCGCCGCGCTCACCGGTTCCCAGCAGTGCGTCGCCGACGCCTGCGCCGTGTACCAGGAGCGGCGGGACGCCCTGGTGAAGGGGTTGCGTGAGGTCGGGTTTGATGTCCAGGCCCCGAAGGCGACCTTCTATGTCTGGATGCCGGTCGACGACTGCATGACGGCGGCGGCAAAGTTCCTGAACGATGCCGGGATCGTCGTTACGCCGGGAGTTGGGTTTGGCGAGAGCGGCGAAGGTTACGTGCGTTTCGCCATCACCAGGTCGGTGGAACGGATCGAGGAAGCCGTCGAGCGGATCGGGAGGGTGGCCCTGTGA